The following are from one region of the Stanieria cyanosphaera PCC 7437 genome:
- a CDS encoding PAS domain S-box protein, which produces MVQIPRTILIVDDASEARKYRRYLVENRAYSYTVLEASRGQQGLELWQQHQPDLILLNAQLPDLNGLEFLARLQSLIQQTCLPVIMMSKPSQEAIALQALKAGAQDYLVKEQITPARLDHSINRVIETAQLRSELQRRIEKEQLIAQITLKIAQTFNLNEILQTTVTEVRRFLQSDRSLIFRLDLDGWGEVITESVADQWTSLLSTSLSASCLSENYLESFHQGLVTVQSDLHDGRIAPAQVELLANLQVRANLVAPIVVGERLWGMLIVHHCAAPRQWQRLEVDLVQELAIELGIALQQSELAQKVESERLERQKVELKLRESLKNTQLAEIWRESAAQFRQLAENIDAVFWIREELEQRVSYVSPAYERLWGLDPQELYKNPLVWGNYIHPDDREAIAFAFQEKAAKGEFDQEYRIILPDGSIRWIRDRCFPLQDETGKIYRFTGIAEDITKRKQAELERQRSEATLQGFLAASPIALVLFDRELRFLYANEALARLNELPLSEHLGRTLAEVMPLMASKFAPMLLEIMATQEPVFNLEFSGEIRPGVFRSTIANYYPVCLANGEVIGVGVSVTDTTELRQTEIALQQTTERLNVALKSAPLTLFNQDLELRYTWIYNPTHNYSIAEVIGKRDEDLASPDTAASLTQLKQQVLATGIGLREEVKVTRNEQTTYYDLTIDPIKARHNAIVGITCAAVDITERKEFEEHLRYTIELNPQVPWTANPAGDITDLSERWLELTGLTREQSLGKGWMQVIHPDDLSAVVAAWTNSFKTGVAYDIEYRIKLTDDSYCWVRSRAFPRRSEHNEIVRWYGTTEDIDDRKKSEEALRISEEQFRTIANAAPALVWVCSVTGEIVFMNERWYEYTGQSQEEVKGFGWTSTLHPDDTERILSHWQHCYTTGEPYEGEGRYRQKNGEYRWHRFRALPQRNELGIIEKWFGCSVDIHDAKRAEEVIAANEAKLRGFVDANVVGMLYGDIYGNIYEANDKLLKIVGYTREELRAGKLRWIDITPPEYLPLDQQAIAEALLKGACTPYEKEYLRPDGSRVPILLGYSLVGEAREESVAFILDLSERKQAEQEREQLLQREQSARQEAERANRIKDEFLAILSHELRSPLNPILGWAQMLQTGRLDSIKTTEGLATIERNAKLQTQLIDDLLDVAKILRGKLSMKMASVNLALVIEAAIGTVRAAALAKSIHLEVKLPQIGQVFGDAARLQQIIWNLLSNAIKFTPNHGRVDIQLSLVVSQSSTIKAKYAKIIVSDTGKGIKPEFLPYIFESFRQEDASTTRKYGGLGLGLAIVRYLVEAHGGTIWADSKGDGQGATFTVRLPLLNSKPILNQSETLSTQELDLTGIRILTVDDEPDARNLLTVLLTQYGAEVLSVASTTEVLANLESFQPDLLISDIGMPNLDGYSLIEQVRALPPEKGGEVNAIALTAYAREEDRQQALSKGYQWHINKPLEPEQLIRAVISLVSHQTQNNPD; this is translated from the coding sequence ATGGTTCAAATTCCACGCACTATTTTAATTGTCGATGACGCTTCTGAAGCTCGGAAATACCGACGCTACCTAGTGGAAAATCGCGCCTATTCCTACACTGTTTTGGAAGCAAGTCGGGGACAGCAAGGACTCGAACTGTGGCAGCAGCACCAACCAGATCTGATTTTGCTGAATGCTCAATTGCCCGATTTAAACGGTTTAGAGTTTTTGGCTCGATTACAATCGCTGATTCAACAGACTTGTTTGCCTGTGATCATGATGAGCAAACCAAGTCAGGAAGCGATCGCCCTTCAAGCACTTAAAGCAGGCGCACAGGATTATTTAGTTAAGGAACAAATAACTCCTGCAAGGCTCGATCACTCAATTAATAGAGTTATCGAAACAGCGCAGTTACGGAGCGAATTACAACGAAGGATCGAAAAAGAGCAATTAATCGCTCAAATTACTCTAAAGATTGCTCAAACTTTCAATCTGAACGAAATTTTGCAAACCACAGTGACAGAGGTAAGGAGGTTTCTCCAAAGCGATCGCAGTTTGATCTTTCGCTTAGATTTAGATGGTTGGGGTGAGGTAATTACAGAATCAGTTGCTGATCAATGGACTTCTCTGTTGTCTACTTCACTATCCGCTTCTTGCTTGAGCGAAAACTATCTTGAATCTTTTCATCAAGGATTAGTCACTGTTCAATCAGATCTCCACGATGGTAGGATTGCGCCCGCTCAGGTTGAGTTACTAGCAAATTTGCAGGTGCGAGCAAACTTAGTTGCCCCAATTGTAGTAGGAGAGCGGTTGTGGGGAATGCTGATTGTTCATCACTGTGCTGCTCCTCGTCAGTGGCAGCGGTTAGAAGTTGATTTAGTTCAAGAATTAGCAATTGAGCTTGGTATTGCCCTTCAACAGTCCGAACTTGCTCAAAAAGTAGAATCTGAACGTTTAGAACGTCAAAAGGTAGAGTTAAAACTGCGTGAGAGTCTAAAAAACACACAATTAGCAGAAATTTGGCGGGAAAGTGCAGCACAATTTCGTCAGTTGGCAGAAAACATTGATGCGGTGTTTTGGATCAGAGAAGAATTGGAACAGCGAGTCAGCTATGTCAGCCCTGCTTATGAGCGGTTATGGGGACTAGACCCTCAAGAATTGTATAAAAATCCATTAGTTTGGGGGAACTACATCCATCCTGATGATCGTGAAGCGATCGCTTTTGCCTTTCAAGAAAAAGCAGCCAAAGGAGAATTTGATCAAGAGTATCGAATTATTTTACCTGATGGTAGCATTCGCTGGATACGCGATCGTTGTTTTCCTCTTCAAGATGAAACAGGGAAAATTTATCGTTTTACAGGCATTGCCGAAGATATTACTAAGCGCAAACAAGCTGAACTAGAACGCCAGCGCAGCGAAGCTACTCTCCAAGGATTTTTAGCTGCATCTCCCATTGCTCTGGTTTTATTTGACCGCGAGTTGCGATTTCTTTATGCCAACGAAGCCTTAGCTCGCCTGAACGAACTACCCTTAAGTGAACATTTGGGAAGAACCTTAGCGGAAGTAATGCCTTTAATGGCATCAAAGTTTGCCCCGATGCTGCTTGAAATCATGGCAACTCAAGAGCCTGTTTTTAATTTAGAGTTTAGCGGTGAAATCAGACCGGGTGTGTTTCGCAGTACCATCGCCAACTATTATCCCGTTTGTTTAGCTAATGGTGAAGTAATCGGGGTGGGAGTGTCGGTTACAGATACAACTGAGTTACGACAAACCGAGATTGCTCTTCAACAAACCACCGAAAGACTTAATGTTGCCCTCAAAAGCGCGCCTCTTACCCTGTTCAACCAAGACCTCGAACTGCGTTACACCTGGATTTATAATCCTACTCATAACTATTCAATTGCAGAGGTAATCGGTAAACGAGATGAAGATTTAGCTTCTCCAGATACGGCTGCTTCTTTGACTCAACTAAAGCAACAGGTGCTGGCAACAGGTATCGGTTTACGTGAAGAGGTCAAGGTTACTAGAAATGAACAGACCACTTATTACGATTTGACAATTGATCCGATTAAAGCTCGCCATAATGCGATCGTTGGTATTACCTGTGCAGCCGTCGATATTACGGAGCGCAAAGAATTTGAAGAACATCTACGCTACACAATAGAACTCAATCCACAAGTACCTTGGACAGCTAATCCTGCTGGTGATATTACTGATTTGAGCGAACGATGGCTTGAACTAACTGGACTAACACGTGAGCAGTCATTGGGCAAAGGTTGGATGCAAGTTATTCACCCAGACGACTTATCCGCAGTAGTCGCAGCTTGGACGAATTCCTTCAAAACGGGCGTAGCTTACGATATTGAATATCGAATTAAACTCACAGACGATTCCTATTGCTGGGTGCGCTCGCGCGCTTTCCCCCGTCGCTCTGAGCATAATGAGATTGTTCGTTGGTACGGTACGACTGAAGACATTGATGACCGCAAAAAATCCGAAGAAGCCTTACGAATCAGTGAAGAACAATTTCGTACCATTGCTAACGCTGCTCCAGCCCTGGTTTGGGTTTGTTCAGTAACAGGAGAAATTGTATTTATGAACGAACGCTGGTACGAGTACACCGGGCAAAGTCAAGAAGAGGTGAAAGGCTTTGGTTGGACAAGTACTCTACACCCAGACGACACGGAAAGAATTCTGTCCCATTGGCAACACTGTTATACTACAGGCGAACCTTATGAAGGTGAAGGACGCTACCGCCAGAAAAACGGTGAATATCGCTGGCATCGCTTCCGCGCTTTACCGCAGCGTAACGAGTTGGGCATCATTGAAAAATGGTTTGGTTGTAGTGTTGATATTCACGACGCGAAACGTGCTGAAGAAGTTATTGCAGCTAATGAAGCAAAATTACGAGGTTTTGTGGACGCGAATGTAGTTGGGATGCTCTATGGTGATATTTATGGCAACATTTATGAAGCCAACGACAAGCTACTGAAAATTGTTGGCTATACGCGAGAAGAACTCCGTGCAGGTAAACTTCGCTGGATTGACATCACACCCCCAGAATATTTACCGCTAGATCAACAAGCGATCGCTGAAGCCCTTCTCAAAGGTGCTTGTACTCCCTATGAAAAAGAATACCTCCGCCCCGATGGTAGCCGAGTTCCAATTTTGTTGGGCTATTCCTTGGTAGGAGAAGCACGAGAAGAGTCTGTAGCATTTATCTTGGATTTAAGTGAGCGCAAACAAGCAGAACAAGAGCGAGAACAGTTACTACAGCGAGAACAATCGGCACGACAGGAAGCCGAACGCGCCAACCGCATCAAGGATGAATTTTTGGCAATTCTTTCCCACGAACTGCGATCGCCACTCAATCCAATTTTGGGTTGGGCGCAAATGCTACAAACTGGCAGACTTGATTCGATCAAAACGACTGAGGGATTGGCAACCATTGAACGAAATGCTAAACTTCAAACTCAACTGATTGATGACCTACTAGATGTTGCCAAAATTCTTCGTGGTAAACTCAGTATGAAGATGGCATCAGTCAATCTAGCATTGGTAATTGAGGCAGCAATTGGTACTGTCAGAGCAGCAGCCTTAGCTAAATCGATTCATCTAGAGGTGAAACTTCCTCAAATTGGTCAGGTATTCGGCGATGCTGCTCGACTCCAGCAAATTATTTGGAATCTGTTGTCAAATGCGATTAAATTTACTCCTAATCATGGACGAGTAGATATTCAGTTATCTTTAGTCGTTAGTCAGTCATCAACTATTAAGGCTAAATATGCAAAAATTATCGTTAGCGATACTGGTAAAGGCATCAAACCTGAGTTTTTGCCTTATATTTTTGAGTCATTTCGCCAGGAAGATGCTTCCACCACACGCAAGTATGGTGGATTAGGATTAGGATTAGCAATTGTACGTTATCTCGTTGAAGCTCATGGCGGTACAATCTGGGCTGATAGTAAAGGGGATGGACAAGGCGCAACGTTTACTGTGCGATTACCTTTGCTCAACTCCAAACCAATATTAAATCAGTCTGAAACATTATCAACGCAGGAACTAGACTTGACTGGGATACGAATCCTGACTGTTGACGATGAACCTGATGCTCGTAACCTGTTAACAGTTTTATTAACTCAATATGGGGCAGAAGTTTTGAGCGTTGCTTCCACCACTGAAGTACTAGCTAATTTGGAATCTTTTCAACCTGATCTGTTAATCAGTGATATTGGTATGCCTAATCTGGATGGTTATAGTTTAATCGAGCAAGTTCGGGCTTTACCTCCAGAAAAAGGCGGAGAGGTTAACGCGATCGCTTTAACT
- the der gene encoding ribosome biogenesis GTPase Der, translating to MPLPIVAIIGRPNVGKSTFVNRLAGDQQAIVHDEPGITRDRTYRPAFWRDRDFQVVDTGGLVFDDDTEFLPLIRQQAMAALAEAAVAIFVVDGQTGPTEGDREIADWLRQQNVPALLAVNKCESVEQGLIQAAQFWELGLGEPYPISAIHGSGTGDLLDELITHLPSVDQISETEEIKVAIVGRPNVGKSSLLNALTGEQRAIVSPISGTTRDAIDTLVERDEKTYRLIDTAGIRRKKNVDYGAEFFSINRAFKAIRRADVVLFVIDVLDGVTEQDLKLADRIIEEGRAAVIVVNKWDAVEKDSNTIYQYQKMLQDRLYFMDWAESIFISAMTGQRVEKILDLVDTAVGEHRRRVSTSVINEVLEEAVRWHTPPTTRQGKQGKIYYGTQVSSQPPAIALFVNDPKRFNEGYRRYIDRQFREQLGFSGTPIRLFWRGKKVRDLERNTANRATKV from the coding sequence ATGCCGTTACCTATTGTTGCTATTATTGGCAGACCTAATGTCGGTAAATCTACGTTTGTTAATCGCCTTGCAGGAGATCAACAAGCAATTGTTCACGACGAACCAGGTATAACCCGCGATCGCACTTATCGACCAGCCTTTTGGCGTGACCGAGATTTTCAGGTTGTGGATACAGGAGGGTTAGTATTTGACGATGATACCGAATTTTTACCCCTCATTCGTCAACAAGCAATGGCAGCTTTAGCTGAAGCTGCGGTAGCTATCTTTGTTGTTGATGGACAAACTGGCCCCACCGAGGGCGATCGCGAAATTGCTGATTGGTTACGACAACAAAATGTCCCTGCTTTACTCGCAGTTAATAAATGCGAATCAGTCGAACAAGGTTTAATCCAAGCTGCTCAGTTTTGGGAATTGGGTTTAGGTGAACCTTATCCCATTTCTGCCATTCATGGTAGTGGTACAGGAGATTTATTAGATGAGTTGATTACCCATTTACCATCTGTTGATCAAATTTCTGAAACTGAAGAAATTAAAGTAGCAATTGTTGGTCGTCCTAATGTGGGTAAATCTAGTCTTCTTAATGCCCTAACTGGGGAACAACGGGCAATTGTTAGTCCGATTTCAGGAACAACCAGAGACGCGATCGATACTTTAGTAGAAAGAGATGAAAAAACCTATCGATTAATTGATACTGCTGGAATTCGTCGCAAGAAAAATGTTGATTACGGGGCAGAATTTTTTAGTATTAATCGTGCTTTTAAAGCCATTCGTCGTGCTGATGTAGTTTTGTTTGTAATTGATGTCCTCGATGGCGTTACCGAACAAGATTTAAAACTAGCAGACCGCATTATTGAAGAAGGTAGAGCAGCAGTTATTGTCGTTAATAAATGGGATGCAGTCGAGAAAGACTCTAATACTATCTATCAATATCAAAAAATGCTTCAAGACCGTCTTTATTTTATGGACTGGGCAGAAAGTATTTTTATCAGTGCTATGACAGGGCAAAGAGTAGAAAAAATCCTGGATCTAGTTGATACTGCTGTAGGTGAACATCGTCGTCGTGTGAGTACGTCGGTAATTAATGAAGTATTAGAAGAAGCTGTTCGCTGGCATACTCCTCCTACTACCCGTCAAGGAAAACAAGGAAAAATTTACTACGGTACACAGGTTAGTTCTCAACCTCCTGCGATCGCTCTATTTGTCAACGATCCAAAGCGTTTTAATGAAGGTTATCGCCGTTATATCGACCGACAATTCCGTGAACAATTGGGTTTTTCTGGTACACCAATTCGTTTATTTTGGCGTGGCAAAAAAGTCCGTGATCTTGAAAGAAATACTGCCAATCGGGCAACCAAAGTTTAA
- a CDS encoding DUF29 domain-containing protein, whose product MTTQISNLSQLYEQDYFLWLEEISNFRFELSQYLDSKTLRNYAEQELETIYARAR is encoded by the coding sequence GTGACTACTCAAATATCAAACTTAAGCCAATTATACGAGCAAGATTATTTTCTCTGGCTAGAAGAAATTAGTAACTTTCGCTTTGAATTATCACAATATTTAGATTCTAAAACGTTACGCAATTATGCCGAACAGGAATTAGAAACTATCTATGCTAGGGCAAGGTAA
- a CDS encoding asparaginase, whose protein sequence is MTRGQRTQTPKLEIHLLREGIVESVHQIEATVCDARGRVLLVAGNCETSTFIRSALKPFQALAVTTTGTLERYGLSDKDLAIICSSHQGTIEQSRQVFNVLWRADLDSSLLQCPIPEGKSSPLQHNCSGKHAGMLAVCHQRNWPVNNYLRRSSPIQQLILHKIAELLGMPGEELISARDDCGAPTYSMQLRQMASLYAKLASGSNLDLERIVRAMTYHPNMIAGEGAFDTELMRLSEGELVSKSGAEGIQCVGRVGEGMGLAIKVADGSKRAKYAIAIHLLKQMGWISPTVAENLAEKFMQLSKYKRLTVSGEISMV, encoded by the coding sequence ATGACCAGAGGACAACGGACTCAAACACCAAAATTAGAAATTCATTTGCTACGAGAAGGGATTGTTGAATCTGTTCATCAAATCGAGGCAACAGTCTGTGATGCTCGTGGTCGAGTATTATTAGTAGCAGGAAATTGTGAAACTTCAACTTTTATTCGTTCAGCACTCAAACCTTTTCAGGCTCTAGCTGTAACTACAACTGGGACTTTAGAGCGATATGGTTTGTCTGATAAAGATTTAGCTATTATCTGTAGTTCTCATCAAGGCACAATCGAACAATCTAGACAAGTATTTAATGTGCTTTGGCGTGCCGATCTCGACTCTAGTTTGCTTCAGTGTCCTATACCAGAAGGGAAAAGTAGTCCTCTACAACATAATTGTTCGGGTAAACACGCAGGAATGTTAGCTGTTTGTCATCAACGTAATTGGCCAGTTAATAACTATTTACGTCGCTCTAGTCCCATTCAACAGTTAATTCTGCATAAAATTGCTGAATTATTAGGAATGCCTGGAGAAGAATTAATTAGTGCGCGAGATGATTGTGGCGCACCCACTTACTCGATGCAATTAAGACAAATGGCTAGTCTCTACGCCAAGTTAGCGTCTGGCTCTAATCTTGATTTGGAAAGAATTGTCAGAGCAATGACTTATCATCCCAACATGATTGCAGGAGAAGGTGCTTTTGACACCGAGTTAATGCGTTTATCTGAAGGAGAATTAGTTAGTAAATCTGGTGCAGAAGGAATTCAATGTGTCGGTAGAGTTGGAGAAGGAATGGGTTTAGCAATCAAAGTCGCAGATGGTTCAAAACGAGCTAAATACGCGATCGCGATCCATCTTCTGAAACAAATGGGTTGGATTAGTCCGACAGTAGCAGAAAATTTAGCAGAAAAATTCATGCAACTAAGTAAGTACAAACGGTTAACGGTTAGTGGTGAAATATCGATGGTGTAA
- a CDS encoding CGLD27 family protein encodes MRESAVDFCPVPQEQQPIHEYEELKDSWFFCWATLNLVSYGKKLGWVGFWGGMIASPIAAASFSPVDQLPQFIISTSLGGSLFIILVWLRLYLGWSYISDRLYQERIFYEESGWYDGQTWSKPITMLNRDRLIVTYEIKPIIQRLQKTLLLLASLGLINGLIWRILG; translated from the coding sequence ATGAGGGAGTCTGCTGTTGATTTTTGTCCAGTACCACAAGAACAACAACCAATCCACGAATACGAAGAATTAAAAGATTCCTGGTTTTTTTGTTGGGCAACTTTAAATTTGGTAAGTTACGGTAAAAAGCTAGGCTGGGTAGGATTTTGGGGTGGAATGATTGCTTCACCAATAGCTGCTGCTAGTTTTTCTCCTGTCGATCAGCTACCTCAATTTATTATTTCTACCAGTCTAGGAGGAAGTTTATTCATCATTTTGGTCTGGTTAAGACTATATTTAGGCTGGTCTTACATTAGCGATCGCTTATACCAAGAACGGATTTTTTATGAAGAGTCTGGTTGGTATGATGGTCAAACTTGGTCAAAACCAATCACGATGCTTAATCGCGATCGTCTGATCGTCACTTATGAGATTAAACCGATTATCCAACGGCTGCAAAAAACTTTATTGCTTTTAGCTAGTTTGGGGCTAATTAATGGTTTAATTTGGCGAATTTTGGGATAA
- the rsfS gene encoding ribosome silencing factor, with protein sequence MSKQHQYELNEKTTEQSNTNYTFDSQKLAWKIAEAADDKKGADLVILQVAEVSYLADYFVIVTGFSKAQVRAIADAIETKVAETFNHYPVRVAGKTEGSWVLEDYGEVIVHIFLPQEREYYNLEAFWGHAQRIEYLAS encoded by the coding sequence ATGAGCAAACAACATCAATATGAATTGAACGAAAAAACCACTGAACAAAGTAACACTAACTATACTTTTGATAGCCAAAAATTGGCTTGGAAAATAGCGGAAGCAGCAGATGATAAAAAAGGCGCAGATCTAGTCATTTTGCAAGTAGCAGAAGTATCTTATCTGGCTGATTATTTTGTAATTGTGACTGGATTTTCTAAAGCTCAGGTAAGAGCGATCGCTGATGCCATAGAAACAAAAGTTGCTGAAACTTTTAATCACTATCCCGTTAGAGTTGCTGGTAAAACCGAAGGAAGCTGGGTTTTAGAAGATTACGGCGAAGTAATTGTACATATCTTTTTGCCTCAAGAGCGAGAATATTATAATCTAGAGGCATTTTGGGGTCATGCCCAAAGGATTGAGTATCTAGCATCGTAA
- the yqeK gene encoding bis(5'-nucleosyl)-tetraphosphatase (symmetrical) YqeK, which produces MRERVLAWLADHVSAERIEHILGVEQTCLELARLHQVNEQEAALAGLMHDLAKFFPPDKLLSLAQQHGVETDEILTNSPHLLHAEVGAIVAQREFGIENPEILAAIRHHTLGFPGMSPLSCVVFVADAIEPLRGNTPELEVIRLTARENLYKAVRQTCDYSLRYLVSRIKIIHPRVILTRNWALIQEKQFLETK; this is translated from the coding sequence ATGCGCGAACGCGTTTTGGCTTGGTTAGCCGATCATGTTTCTGCTGAGCGGATTGAACATATTTTGGGAGTAGAACAAACCTGTCTTGAATTAGCTCGTTTGCATCAAGTCAACGAACAAGAAGCTGCTTTAGCAGGTTTAATGCACGATTTAGCTAAATTCTTTCCTCCAGACAAACTATTGTCTTTGGCTCAACAGCATGGAGTTGAAACTGATGAAATTTTAACCAACTCTCCTCATCTACTTCATGCTGAGGTTGGAGCAATTGTGGCTCAACGAGAATTTGGGATTGAAAATCCAGAAATCTTGGCAGCTATTCGCCATCATACCTTGGGTTTTCCTGGCATGAGTCCCCTCAGTTGTGTCGTATTTGTTGCCGATGCTATAGAACCATTGCGTGGTAATACACCAGAGCTAGAAGTAATTCGTTTGACTGCTCGTGAAAATCTTTATAAAGCTGTAAGACAAACTTGTGATTATTCTCTAAGATATTTAGTAAGTCGAATAAAAATTATCCACCCACGGGTGATTCTAACTCGTAATTGGGCTTTAATTCAAGAGAAGCAATTTTTAGAAACAAAATGA
- a CDS encoding glycosyltransferase family 4 protein, whose product MRILIYSYNYYPEPIGIAPLMTELAEGMVKRGHQVRVITAMPWYPAGEIAAKYKGKLFCNEVINGVKVQRCYIWTSKKRNLLSRIGFEVSFACLSLIQALNGWRPDVILLTVPGLPVCVPAAIVSGIYGSPIVLNLQDILPDAAVHVGLINNQTMIKVLKTLEKFAYKTATKISVIADGFTKNITNKGVALEKIVEIPNWVDINFIKPLVRENNWFRREHQLEDKFVVLYSGNIALTQGLETVIDAAARLQHCPEIALVIVGEPKALAKLQQYCQKHQVNNVRLLPFQPRQKLPDMLAGADVGLVVQKKNVLDFNMPSKIQVLLASGRAIVASVAATGTAASAIRRSGGGIVTAPEDSIALAQAIQELYQDRDRAVRLGQQGRAFAEQNYSFELALDKYEQLFASVIPNRILSLIPKSEV is encoded by the coding sequence ATGAGAATCCTTATTTATTCTTACAACTATTATCCCGAACCAATTGGAATTGCGCCTTTAATGACTGAGTTAGCAGAAGGTATGGTCAAAAGAGGTCATCAAGTACGAGTTATTACAGCTATGCCTTGGTATCCTGCCGGAGAAATTGCTGCCAAATACAAAGGGAAGCTTTTTTGTAATGAAGTTATTAATGGAGTAAAAGTTCAACGTTGTTATATTTGGACAAGTAAAAAACGTAATCTTTTGAGCAGAATTGGGTTTGAAGTTAGTTTTGCTTGCTTAAGTTTAATTCAAGCTTTGAATGGTTGGCGACCCGATGTTATTTTATTAACCGTTCCAGGTTTACCAGTATGTGTTCCAGCAGCAATTGTTAGTGGAATTTATGGCTCTCCAATCGTGTTAAATTTACAAGATATTTTGCCAGATGCTGCGGTTCATGTTGGTTTAATTAATAATCAAACTATGATTAAGGTGTTAAAAACCTTAGAAAAATTTGCTTATAAAACAGCTACTAAAATTAGTGTAATTGCTGATGGTTTTACTAAAAATATTACTAATAAAGGAGTTGCTTTAGAAAAAATAGTTGAAATTCCTAATTGGGTTGATATCAATTTTATTAAACCTTTAGTGAGAGAAAATAATTGGTTTCGTCGGGAACATCAACTAGAAGATAAATTTGTAGTTCTTTATTCGGGTAATATTGCTTTGACTCAAGGTTTAGAAACTGTAATTGATGCTGCTGCTCGTTTACAACATTGCCCAGAAATTGCGCTCGTTATTGTCGGTGAACCAAAAGCTTTAGCTAAACTGCAACAATATTGCCAAAAACATCAAGTTAACAATGTTCGTTTACTTCCTTTTCAACCTAGACAAAAGTTACCAGATATGTTGGCTGGTGCTGATGTTGGTTTAGTAGTACAAAAGAAGAATGTTTTAGATTTTAATATGCCCTCCAAAATTCAAGTTTTGTTGGCTAGTGGGAGAGCAATTGTGGCTTCCGTTGCAGCTACAGGTACTGCTGCTAGTGCGATCAGAAGAAGTGGTGGTGGAATTGTGACTGCACCTGAAGATTCAATCGCTTTAGCCCAAGCTATTCAAGAATTATACCAAGACCGCGATCGCGCTGTAAGATTAGGACAACAAGGCAGAGCTTTCGCTGAACAAAACTACTCGTTTGAACTGGCTTTAGATAAGTATGAACAACTATTTGCTTCGGTAATTCCTAACCGTATTTTATCTTTAATCCCAAAATCCGAAGTCTGA
- a CDS encoding ATP-binding protein, whose translation MTREKVIRQFHLQVKTELEALKEILQWFEGVIFPALPQKTGWQCEVALVEAFTNAVRHAHQNLPKNTPIDLEIKLFPNFLEMRIWDRGQPFDLKAQLKNSLENDLNSLEKEGGRGLQFMKKLTDDLQYLNLPDRGNCLVMRKRYPMQDLNFRHSTFNQASC comes from the coding sequence ATGACAAGAGAAAAAGTAATTCGACAGTTTCACCTTCAGGTCAAAACCGAGTTAGAAGCACTTAAAGAAATTTTACAGTGGTTTGAAGGAGTAATTTTTCCTGCCTTACCACAAAAAACTGGCTGGCAATGTGAAGTAGCCTTAGTCGAGGCTTTTACCAATGCCGTTCGCCATGCTCATCAAAATCTTCCTAAAAATACACCGATTGATCTAGAAATAAAATTATTTCCCAATTTTCTAGAGATGCGGATTTGGGACCGAGGTCAACCGTTTGATTTGAAAGCCCAGTTAAAAAACAGCCTAGAAAATGACCTTAATTCTTTGGAAAAAGAGGGAGGTAGAGGGCTTCAGTTTATGAAAAAACTTACGGATGATTTGCAATATCTTAACCTCCCCGATCGCGGTAACTGCTTAGTAATGCGCAAACGTTACCCGATGCAAGATTTAAATTTCCGCCACAGCACGTTCAATCAAGCGTCTTGCTAA